The following coding sequences lie in one Chromatiales bacterium genomic window:
- a CDS encoding DUF3488 domain-containing transglutaminase family protein: MASELAARRLQPGFVLWLCALLAAAAAPHLWRLEPPVAGIAAGALGWRALAVRWTGLRPPRWVLGTLVVVAVATVFVSYRSVLGRDAGTALLVTMFGLKLLELDTRRDALMLVYLGVFLVATQFLFAQRFGDVLWAAAVLAGLVASLLQNERATPAGPRQLARTAFVMLAQALPVAALLFLLVPRLAPLWALQIQGEKAVTGIGEQIRPGQIAELALDESTAFRVEFDGPPPDQQNLYWRGPVFSEFDGLAWSRGLTATGPPARPVPVGGSIEYTLTLEPTRQREVFALDRPLEAPAETELIAGGQLRASRPIEERRRYRMRSAEVIRAEPLDRNERERLLALRRIEPAVLALAQDWRAQAGADDRALVIQGLAHFRDEAFFYTLNPPRITGDPTAAFLFETRRGFCEHYASAFAVLMRAAGIPARVVGGYQGGVRNAVGGYLRVRQADAHAWVEVYLDHAGWLRVDPTAAVAPERVERAIDLGSSVGADIVRFDLGDLGGLVALWRGVREFGDALQHHWSHWVIGYDRDRQREMLGALGLGRLGIRWLPAVAIVAVIIATAVFAWFARRPGAARSRLSRERERFERILARIGVSTARGDGMATLGERAAVAAPWCADAARRFAAAYNAVRYADAEPSAGLLRMRIALKDLRRGLRRRID; this comes from the coding sequence ATGGCATCTGAACTCGCTGCGCGCCGCCTGCAGCCGGGCTTCGTGCTGTGGCTGTGCGCGCTGCTGGCCGCGGCCGCCGCGCCGCACCTGTGGCGACTGGAGCCGCCGGTCGCCGGCATCGCCGCAGGCGCGCTTGGCTGGCGCGCACTGGCCGTACGCTGGACCGGGCTGCGTCCGCCGCGCTGGGTGCTCGGGACGCTGGTCGTCGTCGCAGTCGCGACCGTTTTCGTCAGCTATCGCTCGGTGCTCGGACGCGACGCCGGCACGGCCCTGTTGGTCACCATGTTCGGCCTGAAGCTGCTCGAGCTCGACACGCGACGCGATGCACTGATGCTGGTGTATCTGGGCGTGTTCCTCGTCGCGACACAATTTCTGTTCGCGCAGCGGTTCGGCGATGTGCTCTGGGCGGCGGCCGTGCTGGCCGGGCTCGTGGCCTCGCTGCTGCAAAACGAGCGCGCGACGCCTGCCGGGCCGCGCCAGCTCGCGCGTACGGCATTCGTGATGCTGGCACAGGCGCTGCCGGTCGCAGCCCTGCTGTTCTTGCTGGTACCACGGCTGGCGCCGCTCTGGGCGCTGCAGATCCAGGGCGAGAAGGCCGTGACCGGGATCGGCGAGCAGATTCGTCCCGGACAGATCGCCGAGCTCGCGCTGGATGAATCGACCGCGTTTCGCGTTGAGTTCGATGGTCCCCCGCCCGATCAGCAGAACCTCTACTGGCGGGGGCCCGTATTTTCAGAATTTGACGGGCTGGCCTGGTCGCGCGGGCTGACCGCGACAGGGCCCCCGGCGCGGCCGGTGCCGGTCGGTGGCAGTATCGAATACACCCTGACGCTGGAGCCGACCCGCCAGCGCGAAGTATTCGCGCTGGACCGCCCGCTCGAGGCGCCGGCCGAAACCGAACTGATCGCCGGGGGCCAGCTGCGCGCCAGCCGACCGATCGAGGAACGACGCCGCTATCGCATGCGCTCGGCGGAAGTGATCCGAGCCGAGCCACTCGATCGCAATGAACGCGAACGGCTCCTGGCGTTGCGCAGGATTGAGCCCGCGGTTTTGGCATTGGCGCAGGACTGGCGGGCGCAAGCGGGCGCGGACGACCGTGCCCTGGTGATCCAGGGTCTGGCCCACTTCCGCGACGAGGCGTTTTTCTACACCCTGAATCCGCCACGGATCACCGGCGATCCGACTGCGGCCTTCCTGTTCGAGACCCGGCGCGGGTTCTGCGAACACTATGCCTCGGCGTTCGCGGTCCTGATGCGCGCCGCCGGGATTCCGGCCCGCGTTGTGGGCGGATACCAGGGCGGTGTCCGCAACGCCGTCGGCGGATACCTCAGAGTGCGGCAGGCCGACGCCCACGCCTGGGTCGAGGTCTACCTGGACCACGCCGGCTGGCTGCGGGTCGATCCGACCGCGGCCGTCGCACCCGAACGCGTGGAGCGCGCAATCGATCTCGGCAGTTCGGTCGGCGCGGATATCGTGCGTTTCGATCTCGGCGACCTCGGCGGGCTGGTCGCGTTGTGGCGTGGCGTGCGTGAGTTCGGTGACGCGCTACAGCATCACTGGTCGCACTGGGTGATCGGCTACGACCGCGACCGGCAACGTGAGATGCTCGGCGCCCTCGGACTGGGCCGGCTCGGCATTCGCTGGCTGCCGGCCGTGGCGATCGTCGCGGTGATCATTGCGACGGCGGTATTCGCGTGGTTTGCCCGCCGGCCAGGGGCCGCGCGGTCACGTCTGAGTCGGGAACGCGAGCGCTTCGAGCGAATACTGGCACGAATCGGCGTCAGCACCGCGCGTGGTGACGGGATGGCTACGCTCGGGGAGCGGGCCGCAGTCGCTGCACCGTGGTGCGCCGACGCCGCGCGCCGGTTCGCAGCCGCGTACAACGCGGTGCGCTATGCCGACGCAGAGCCGTCCGCTGGACTGCTGCGCATGCGAATTGCGCTCAAGGACCTGCGCCGCGGGCTGCGGCGCCGAATCGA
- a CDS encoding DUF58 domain-containing protein — protein MILARLRARWAQIARPLHDTGAGVTVDRRHVYILPTRYGYLFAGLLALMFAGAVNYRNNLAYLLTFVLCGVGLNAMVQTQRNLVGLGARLRAATPAHVGELLEQPVRLEGGHRARNGLCLSLSGAVHCLDLERDQVCDIALVVDAQRRGRFQPGELLIESRYPLGLLRAWTRVLSDAHTLVYPRIETGSVPPPPGEPDHGLRLSGRGSGDEEFDGVRGYRDGDPHRRVHWKAVARGGPWQTKSFAGGSANRLAISLPADLELEAGLSRMARWLTDAERAGQDYALALGTLHVEADHGDRHRDRCLGAMALYPDGI, from the coding sequence ATGATTCTCGCCCGGCTGCGCGCGCGCTGGGCGCAGATCGCACGACCGCTGCACGACACCGGCGCCGGCGTGACGGTCGACCGACGGCACGTCTACATCCTGCCGACCCGCTACGGGTATCTGTTCGCCGGGCTGCTCGCGCTGATGTTCGCGGGTGCGGTGAACTACCGCAACAACCTCGCCTATCTGCTGACCTTTGTGCTGTGTGGCGTAGGGCTGAACGCCATGGTGCAGACCCAGCGCAACCTGGTCGGGCTGGGCGCGCGCCTGCGGGCCGCCACTCCGGCGCATGTCGGAGAATTGCTCGAGCAGCCGGTGCGACTCGAGGGCGGCCACCGGGCGCGCAATGGTCTGTGCCTGTCACTGAGCGGCGCGGTGCATTGTCTTGACCTGGAACGCGATCAGGTCTGCGATATCGCGCTCGTGGTCGATGCGCAGCGTCGGGGTCGCTTTCAGCCCGGCGAGCTCCTGATCGAGTCGCGCTATCCGCTGGGCCTTCTGCGCGCCTGGACCCGCGTGCTCAGCGACGCGCACACGCTGGTCTATCCACGCATCGAGACCGGGTCGGTACCACCCCCCCCGGGTGAGCCGGACCACGGCCTGCGACTCAGCGGTCGCGGCAGCGGTGACGAGGAATTCGACGGCGTGCGCGGCTACCGCGACGGCGATCCGCACCGGCGGGTGCACTGGAAGGCGGTCGCCCGGGGCGGCCCCTGGCAGACCAAGTCATTCGCCGGCGGTTCGGCCAACCGACTTGCCATCAGTCTGCCGGCAGACCTGGAACTCGAGGCCGGACTGAGCCGGATGGCCCGATGGCTGACCGACGCCGAGCGCGCGGGCCAGGACTACGCGCTCGCACTGGGCACGCTGCACGTCGAGGCAGATCACGGTGACCGCCATCGCGACCGCTGTCTGGGGGCCATGGCGTTGTACCCCGATGGCATCTGA
- a CDS encoding AAA family ATPase, with translation MRAATENTGIATAHAAGERLALLLSAAGEIVLGKPHELRLATACMIAGGHLLVDDLPGTGKTTLANTLAHLSGLSHRRVQFTADLLPTDIIGVSVYESAASAFRFHPGPIFAQVVLADEINRATAKTQSALLEAMEERQITSDGETHALPKPFFVIATRNPAEQIGVYPLPESQLDRFLMQISLGLPDAATERRLLASGDRRVALLEHEPVLDAATIRSLQHTAAAVRVSEALLDYVQALLAASRAPGLFRHGLSPRAGQGLLSAARAYALVEARGHVLPEDVQAVFPAVATHRLDAGAETAARVGEIVTTTPIP, from the coding sequence ATGCGGGCCGCAACAGAGAACACGGGCATTGCGACGGCGCACGCGGCCGGTGAGCGACTGGCTCTGCTGCTGAGCGCCGCTGGCGAAATCGTGCTCGGCAAACCGCATGAGCTGCGGCTGGCCACCGCGTGCATGATTGCCGGTGGGCACCTGCTGGTCGATGACCTGCCGGGCACCGGCAAGACGACACTCGCGAACACGCTTGCGCATCTGAGCGGTCTGAGCCATCGGCGCGTGCAGTTCACGGCCGACCTCCTGCCAACCGACATCATCGGGGTCTCGGTATACGAGTCGGCGGCCAGCGCTTTCCGCTTTCATCCCGGGCCGATCTTCGCGCAGGTCGTGCTGGCCGACGAGATCAATCGCGCCACCGCGAAGACTCAGAGCGCCCTGCTCGAGGCGATGGAGGAACGGCAGATCACGAGCGATGGCGAAACCCATGCATTGCCAAAGCCGTTCTTTGTGATCGCGACCCGTAACCCGGCCGAGCAGATCGGCGTTTATCCACTGCCCGAATCACAGCTCGACCGGTTCCTGATGCAGATCTCGCTCGGCCTGCCGGATGCGGCCACCGAGCGCCGGCTGCTCGCATCGGGCGACCGGCGGGTGGCCCTGCTGGAGCACGAGCCCGTGCTGGACGCGGCAACCATTCGATCGCTTCAGCACACCGCGGCCGCGGTACGCGTCAGTGAAGCGCTGCTCGACTATGTCCAGGCGCTGCTCGCGGCAAGCCGGGCGCCGGGGCTGTTCCGGCACGGGCTATCGCCGCGCGCCGGCCAGGGCCTGCTGAGTGCCGCGCGCGCCTACGCGCTGGTTGAAGCGCGCGGTCACGTGCTGCCCGAAGATGTGCAGGCGGTCTTTCCGGCCGTGGCCACCCACCGGCTCGACGCCGGGGCGGAGACGGCGGCGCGGGTTGGCGAAATCGTCACAACGACGCCGATCCCCTGA
- a CDS encoding paraquat-inducible protein A yields the protein MIAEPALSGPSRVNTLLWFVAAGLLAAGYLLPLARVSQLLVFNDDVSMFSAIADLWIGGEQMLSVAIALFSVALPVFKLAALGGAMVSAPQSSLRRASALAERIGRWSMLDVFVVAVILVSAKTGVLASVEPRPGLYAFGAAVLVMLLLGTRVHRK from the coding sequence TTGATTGCTGAGCCGGCACTTTCCGGACCGTCGCGAGTCAACACACTGTTGTGGTTCGTGGCCGCCGGGTTGCTCGCCGCCGGTTACCTGTTGCCGCTCGCACGGGTCTCGCAGCTGTTGGTGTTCAACGATGATGTGAGCATGTTCAGTGCGATAGCCGATCTGTGGATCGGTGGTGAACAGATGCTTTCGGTCGCGATCGCGTTGTTCAGCGTCGCGCTGCCGGTGTTCAAGCTCGCCGCGCTTGGCGGTGCGATGGTGTCAGCGCCGCAATCGAGTCTGCGTCGCGCATCGGCGCTCGCTGAACGTATCGGGCGGTGGTCGATGCTGGATGTCTTTGTCGTTGCCGTGATCCTGGTGTCCGCCAAGACCGGCGTGCTGGCGAGCGTAGAACCCCGGCCTGGACTGTACGCATTCGGCGCGGCCGTTCTGGTCATGCTTTTGCTTGGAACGCGGGTACACAGGAAATGA
- a CDS encoding HU family DNA-binding protein, which produces MAAKKKSAAKKKAAATKAAPAAKAITQKMTRTQILQAIADETGLNRKQVGAVFESLSGLVERNLRPRGSGELTIPFNGMKVRRVRRPAQKARMGRNPATGEAVKIAAKPARTVVKVTALKMLKDKAG; this is translated from the coding sequence ATGGCGGCAAAGAAAAAATCCGCGGCCAAAAAAAAGGCGGCGGCCACCAAGGCGGCACCGGCCGCCAAAGCAATCACCCAGAAGATGACCCGTACGCAGATTCTGCAGGCCATCGCCGATGAAACCGGACTGAACCGCAAGCAGGTCGGCGCGGTGTTCGAGTCCTTGAGTGGTCTGGTCGAGCGCAACCTGCGTCCGCGCGGCTCCGGCGAACTGACGATTCCGTTCAACGGCATGAAGGTCCGCCGTGTGCGCCGCCCGGCGCAGAAGGCCCGCATGGGTCGCAATCCGGCCACCGGCGAAGCCGTGAAGATTGCCGCGAAACCGGCACGCACGGTTGTGAAGGTCACCGCGCTGAAGATGCTCAAGGACAAGGCCGGCTGA
- a CDS encoding ABC transporter substrate-binding protein, whose protein sequence is MRNLALSLACLAFTAPAGATGGDPTAVLQDGIDRLTSFVRGGGAQNREAAMRFLDQEIAPSFDFEYMADWALGPMGRQMPPEAVSSVVQVIEGHLLSTLAQALVGYRDAQVRLSEPRLRGDKESVVRAWIIRPNAIPMSVDFRFYRGDSGWKIFDVVASGTSALVYYRGMLRRQMRMSQQTYGYR, encoded by the coding sequence TTGCGTAATTTGGCCCTTTCGCTGGCCTGCCTCGCTTTTACGGCCCCGGCCGGTGCGACCGGCGGCGACCCGACCGCCGTCCTGCAGGACGGCATCGACCGGCTGACCAGTTTTGTCCGCGGCGGCGGCGCCCAGAACCGGGAGGCCGCGATGCGGTTCCTCGATCAGGAGATCGCGCCGTCGTTCGACTTTGAATACATGGCCGACTGGGCACTGGGCCCGATGGGCCGGCAGATGCCGCCGGAGGCCGTCAGCTCCGTCGTCCAGGTGATTGAGGGACACCTGCTTTCGACGCTCGCCCAGGCACTGGTCGGCTACCGCGATGCGCAGGTCCGCCTGTCGGAACCGCGTCTGCGTGGCGACAAGGAATCCGTTGTTCGTGCATGGATCATCCGGCCGAACGCGATCCCGATGAGTGTCGACTTCCGCTTCTACCGCGGAGATTCGGGCTGGAAGATCTTTGACGTGGTTGCCAGCGGTACGAGCGCGCTCGTGTATTACCGCGGCATGCTGCGCCGGCAGATGCGCATGTCACAGCAGACCTACGGCTATCGTTGA